The genomic segment CGTCGTGCCCTTGCTCGACTACGTGGTCGCGGCGGTTCCCCCGACCGCAGCCCTGCTGGCCTTCGGCGTGCTGATGCGGCAGATCCACCAACTGGTCGACCGGCCCCTCGACCGCCCGGCACTCAATTCCGCCGAGGCACCGGAACCGCGGGCCACACCATCCGAACGCATCGCCAATCCGCAGGCAACCGACTCCGGCCGAACGCCGTCGCCCCGGATTTCGGAGGACCAGCCGCGTGGTGGGCGTCCGGTCAGCGCGACGGTCGAGGAACTGGTTGAGATCGGGCGGATCGCTGCGGCCGAGCAGCGCAAGCTCACACGGGACATCGTGCAACAGGCCATACGGGCCAAGGGACATACGGTCGGCGGCCAGAGGCTGACCGAAGTCATGGAAGTCCTCCGGTCGGAACCCGGCATCGGTCGGAACGTCGGCTGATCGCCCGCCATCCCGGTGGCCGGAACTCCTACGGCCACCGGTCAAGCGGTCCCCGCCTCTCCGCCGCCCTCACTCATCCACACTCCCGCAGTCGTAGCCGTGGCCTCAGCACGCCACCACCCGGCCCACACCTTCCGGAGAGCTATCCGTGACCCACGACCCGAACCACACTGACGGCTCCATCGACGGGCCGCCGACACTGACGAAGTCGCCTACGCTGACGGAACGTTTGCGGCGGGCGTTCGGACGGACGGCTCCTGGCGGAGCCAGTAGTACCCCGAGTCCGACTCATGGCCGGTCTTCGGGGGTCTCCGCCCCAGGGGTGACGGAGACGGGCCAGCGCCAGGGGGCGCCGGACCGGGAGGCCGGGGCCGAGGGCGGCCCCGACCAGGACGAGCTCCGTACCGTCCAGCAGCAACTCCTTCACCCCACGCCCACCGCCGAGCCGACGGCCGGCGAGCGCGATGTGCAGAGCGTCCAGCCGGCGATCCGCCGCTTCACCGGCACCAAGCGAACCGTCCGCGTCGGCCCGCTGCGCTTCACCGCCGACGAGCACGCCGCCCTTCAGGAGGCCGCCGCCGAGCACGGCTACAAGGGCGAATCCGGCTTCGCCGCCGACATCGTCCTCGCCTTCGTCACCGGCCGGTTCACCGCGAACCTTCCCCTGTCCGAGGACCGCCGCCGCACCCACATGTTCCGCGCCCAGGTGCTGCGCGAGCTCAACCGCATCGGCGTCAACGTCAACCAGATCGCCCGCGCGCTCAACAGCGACTTCACGCCGCCCGACATCCGTCAGCGCCTCGACGAACTCCACCACCTGCTCGCCCTGATCGCCGAAGCCCTGCGCCGGCCCACTGACCCAACGGAGGTCTGACCGGATGATCGCCGCCATCAAACCGACCGGAGCCAACACCCGCGGCCTGCTCTCCTACCTCTACGGCCCAGGCCGACACGACGAACACCTCGACCCGCACCTGGTGACCGGCTACGCGATGCTCGGCATGCCCGACCCCGGACGCGACGAGAACGCCACCCTCACCCAGCTTGCCCGCCACCTCGACGAGCCCGTACGCCTGCGGAACAGCGAGTTCGGCAAACCCGTCACCGACCACGTCTGGCACTGCCCCGTCCGCGCCGCCCCCGAGGACCGTAACCTCTCCGACACTGAGTGGGGCGAGATCGCCCAGCGCATCGTCCACGCAGCAGGCATCGCCCCTGACGGCGACGACCTGGCCTGCCGCTGGATCGCCGTACGCCACGCCGACGACCACATCCACATCCTCGCCACCACAGTCCGCGAAGACGGCCGTCGCCCCAAACTCCACGACAGCGGCATCCGCGTCGGCGACGCCTGCCGCCAGATCGAGAAGGACTACGGGCTGCGCCGCCTGAAGAAAGGCGACCGCACCGCCGGGCGTCGGCCCGCCCAGGCCGAGATGCACAAGGCCGAGCGCCTCGGCTGGGAGCAGACCAGCCGCCAGTGGCTCCAGGACCGCATCCGCGCCGCCATCCCGCACGCCACCAGCGCCGAGGAACTCCTCGCCTACCTCGAAGCCGACGACATCCTGGTCAAGCCCCGCCGAGGCCCCTCCGGAGACCTCCTCGGCTACGCCGTCGGCAGGCCCGGCGACCTCAACAAGGACGGCGAGCAGATCTACCACCCCGGCGGGAAGATCGCCCCCGACCTCACCCTGCCCAAGCTCAAGGACCGCCTGGAAACCAGCGCACCGGAGGAACACCCCACAGCCCGCCGCGACCGACCCACCACCCCCTGGCATCAGGCCACCCAAGCCCTCGACACCCTTCGCCCAGAGACCACCAACACGAGCGCCGACGAGGACGCACGGACACAGGCGAACATCAGTGCCCTGGGCGAACTGATCGAAGCCACCGCCCAAGCAGCGCCCGCCGACCATCGCGCTCAACTGCGCTCAGCCAGTGCGGCATTCGCCCGTGCCCAGCGTTCACAGGTCCGGGCCGAGGACCGTGCCGCCCACGCCCTGCGGACCGCGGCCCGCGACATCGCACACACCGCCACTGGCCCCGACGGCAGCGTCCTCGCAGCCCTGACCGCTGCACTCGTCTGGGCCGCCGTCCTCGCTGCACGCTGGCACGAGGCCAAGGGCCATGCCCACCAGGCCGACGCTGCGCGCCAGGCCGTCCAGCACCTCCAGTCGGCAGCCGACGCCGCGCTCGCTCCGACGCTCTCCGAACTTGAAGCCCGGCGCCCTGGTGAAGGGACCCGCCGCACTCTTGCCAACGACGTACGCGCAGCCGTTCCCGAACACGCCGAGCGGATCCTTACCGACCCGGGCTGGCCCGCCCTCGCCACCGTCCTCGCCGACGCCGAAGCCAGCGGCCACAAACCCCACCAGCTCCTCAAGGAAGCCGCAGCCCAACGTGAACTGACCACAGCCCGCCAACCGGCCCGCGTCTTGATCACCCGCATCCAGCACACCAGCCGCAACCCCGCACCCAACCGCCGCGCCGAGGCAGCCCGCCTACGAAGCGTCAGCGCATCAGCCTTTGGCGCCCCTTCACCTAACGACCAGCCGAGGACAACCGCAGCGCCCACGAGCCAGCCGAGCCGCCACCGACGCTGACCCGGCAGGAGAGCCAGATCCCCAGAGACCCGCCAGCAACGTCGGCGAGGGTCTCCTCAGGACGCCCGTGAGCCCCGGAAGCGTGGACCTACGTCGGAGAGGCGCCTGTATATCAGCGGCTGGGCCGGTCACCACGCGTGGTGACCGGCCCAGCCGCTGATGCGCCCACTGTCCGTTCTCGGCCTCACTCCCGACGGAACATGCCGCCCCGCGCGCGATGCTTTCCAACGCGGCGCCCCTCAGGCTGCTCGGTTGCAGAAGCCGTGCTCACAGGTGGCGGGCGAGTCGGTTCGTCGTGAAGGAGGAGGGACTGCCAGACCTGCTCCTGCAAGACGCGGATGCACGGGCCGCAGGCGAACATCGCCGCCTGGGCACCCGCCACACTCACCGGGCCGATCCATAGAACACGGGTCCATCGCTGGCCGCAGTAGAGCCAGCAGAAGCCGTCAGTCCACGTATTGCCGTCGTCAGTGTCTGCTGCGGCGGGCAGACCGCCGCGCGCGAACTCGGCGATGCCGGGTATGACCCGAGGCGTCACGGCCAGTTCTATCAACACAGCTCGGCCCCCAAGATCACTCGCTCGGGACAGCTGCCCTGGCCGAAGCCTGCTTGTCGGCGTCAGCGAAAAGGAGCGTGGGCTCGGCCAGGATGTCCCTGCCGGCCTCGCTCTTGTAGATCTCGTCGACGCTGCCGAATCGTGCCTCGGTGTAGTCGAGGTCGAGCAGGGCTGCTGCCTGGCGGACCGATGCCTCGTCGGGTCCCTCGATCTCGACGAAGGTGGGGAGGTCCGGCCAGGTGTCGAAATCGAAGGCGACTTCGCCCAGGCGCCACTCCTCGCGGAAGTTCTCCTGGTAGCGGACTTCGCGCAGGCCGACGTTGCGGAGGATCTCGGCCATGGCGTGCAGGTCGGACACCTCGGTCTCGATCTCGGTGGTGCCGTCGATCGTCGTGGAGTCGGTGACCTGCTTCAGCGTGAGAGTGGAGCGGGTGGCCTCGTCCCTCAGGCGGACCCAGGCGCCGCCTTCGAGGGCGTCGTTCTCGAAGATCTTCCGGGTGAGGAGGGTGCGCGGAAATGCCTGGACGGCTCCGAGCGCGATCAGTTTGGCCTGGAGGCCGTCGACGTCGACGGCGAGGAACTTGGCCTCGTACTCGTGCTTCATAGGTCCTTCTTCCCGTAGCTCTAGGAGGGGGTGGACGCACGGGCGGCGAGGAGGAGGCCCATGCGGTGGTTGTGGTCCTGCAGCTGTCCGACGTGCGCCTGCTCGGTGAACTCGTTGGTCCGCAGGGTGAGCAGGACGTCCCAGTCCCCGATGAAGTAACGCCGCAGCTTCTCGGGGGATGTGTAGTGCTCAAGCACGTGGTGGCGTTGCGTGAGGGGCATCATGAACTCCGCGCCGAACAGGCCGCCGG from the Streptomyces sp. AM 4-1-1 genome contains:
- a CDS encoding DUF2637 domain-containing protein, which gives rise to MPHAEHVQDVKPQATAQHAAERYALAAAGTVIIALTAGGFWLSYAHLAQVAGQHGLGSSPVRQWAWPATLDAFIVAGELLMLRAGLRRVTDWWAVTLTATGSVGSIALNVAGVSGTGNASVVPLLDYVVAAVPPTAALLAFGVLMRQIHQLVDRPLDRPALNSAEAPEPRATPSERIANPQATDSGRTPSPRISEDQPRGGRPVSATVEELVEIGRIAAAEQRKLTRDIVQQAIRAKGHTVGGQRLTEVMEVLRSEPGIGRNVG
- a CDS encoding MobC family plasmid mobilization relaxosome protein yields the protein MTETGQRQGAPDREAGAEGGPDQDELRTVQQQLLHPTPTAEPTAGERDVQSVQPAIRRFTGTKRTVRVGPLRFTADEHAALQEAAAEHGYKGESGFAADIVLAFVTGRFTANLPLSEDRRRTHMFRAQVLRELNRIGVNVNQIARALNSDFTPPDIRQRLDELHHLLALIAEALRRPTDPTEV
- a CDS encoding mobilization protein is translated as MIAAIKPTGANTRGLLSYLYGPGRHDEHLDPHLVTGYAMLGMPDPGRDENATLTQLARHLDEPVRLRNSEFGKPVTDHVWHCPVRAAPEDRNLSDTEWGEIAQRIVHAAGIAPDGDDLACRWIAVRHADDHIHILATTVREDGRRPKLHDSGIRVGDACRQIEKDYGLRRLKKGDRTAGRRPAQAEMHKAERLGWEQTSRQWLQDRIRAAIPHATSAEELLAYLEADDILVKPRRGPSGDLLGYAVGRPGDLNKDGEQIYHPGGKIAPDLTLPKLKDRLETSAPEEHPTARRDRPTTPWHQATQALDTLRPETTNTSADEDARTQANISALGELIEATAQAAPADHRAQLRSASAAFARAQRSQVRAEDRAAHALRTAARDIAHTATGPDGSVLAALTAALVWAAVLAARWHEAKGHAHQADAARQAVQHLQSAADAALAPTLSELEARRPGEGTRRTLANDVRAAVPEHAERILTDPGWPALATVLADAEASGHKPHQLLKEAAAQRELTTARQPARVLITRIQHTSRNPAPNRRAEAARLRSVSASAFGAPSPNDQPRTTAAPTSQPSRHRR
- a CDS encoding class IV adenylate cyclase, which gives rise to MKHEYEAKFLAVDVDGLQAKLIALGAVQAFPRTLLTRKIFENDALEGGAWVRLRDEATRSTLTLKQVTDSTTIDGTTEIETEVSDLHAMAEILRNVGLREVRYQENFREEWRLGEVAFDFDTWPDLPTFVEIEGPDEASVRQAAALLDLDYTEARFGSVDEIYKSEAGRDILAEPTLLFADADKQASARAAVPSE